The following coding sequences lie in one Vanessa tameamea isolate UH-Manoa-2023 chromosome 17, ilVanTame1 primary haplotype, whole genome shotgun sequence genomic window:
- the LOC113403677 gene encoding myeloid leukemia factor isoform X2 — MSLFGSLMGDVEDDPFFGSHMRHMRQMNNMMNSMFADPFGMLRDGPLALTGSRHGSSMMPFMPQMPSLNRLFTADLTDGHMSAGSSFSSSTVVMSSGPSGSPQVFSSSSSMKIGPNGVKETRKTLQDSRTGLKKMSIGHHIGERAHVIEREQNVFSGDAEERQEFINLEEEEADDFDREFQERAGALRARGRAALPPAHAPRLALPAPPAPAPLAPLAPAAHSSAGERRHRLQPRRPLRAAASPLALPASRYWRRRYYY; from the exons ATGTCCCTGTTTGGATCTTTGATGGGCGACGTGGAGGATGATCCGTTTTTTGG ATCGCACATGAGACATATGCGCCAAATGAACAATATGATGAACTCGATGTTTGCGGATCCCTTCGGCATGCTGAGAGACGGCCCGCTCGCCTTAACAGGGTCACGTCATGGCAGCTCCATGATGCCCTTCATGCCACAGATGCCATCCTTGAATAGACTTTTCAcag CTGACCTCACTGACGGGCACATGAGTGCAGGCAGCTCTTTCTCTAGCAGCACAGTTGTAATGTCCAGTGGTCCCAGTGGAAGCCCACAG gtatttaGTTCTTCGAGCAGCATGAAGATTGGTCCAAATGGCGTCAAGGAGACACGTAAAACACTGCAAGACTCCCGTACCGGCTTGAAGAAAATGTCCATTG GTCACCACATCGGGGAGCGCGCGCACGTCATAGAGCGGGAACAGAACGTGTTCTCCGGGGACGCGGAGGAGAGGCAGGAGTTCATCAACCTCGAAGAGGAGGAGGCCGATGACTTCGACAG AGAGTTCCAAGAGCGTGCGGGCGCACTGCGGGCGCGCGGCCGCGCGGCGCTGCCGCCCGCGCACGCGCCGCGCCTCGCGctgcccgcgccgcccgcgcccgcgcccctCGCGCCCCTCGCGCCCGCCGCGCACTCCAG CGCCGGCGAGCGCCGCCACCGCCTGCAGCCGCGCCGCCCGCTGCGCGCCGCCGCCAGCCCGCTCGCGCTGCCCGC TTCCAGATATTGGAGGCGCCGATACTACTACTAA
- the LOC113403677 gene encoding myeloid leukemia factor isoform X3 has translation MSLFGSLMGDVEDDPFFGSHMRHMRQMNNMMNSMFADPFGMLRDGPLALTGSRHGSSMMPFMPQMPSLNRLFTADLTDGHMSAGSSFSSSTVVMSSGPSGSPQVFSSSSSMKIGPNGVKETRKTLQDSRTGLKKMSIGHHIGERAHVIEREQNVFSGDAEERQEFINLEEEEADDFDREFQERAGALRARGRAALPPAHAPRLALPAPPAPAPLAPLAPAAHSSSGVREVYGGSHPQRHRHKHHRHRHSPIDN, from the exons ATGTCCCTGTTTGGATCTTTGATGGGCGACGTGGAGGATGATCCGTTTTTTGG ATCGCACATGAGACATATGCGCCAAATGAACAATATGATGAACTCGATGTTTGCGGATCCCTTCGGCATGCTGAGAGACGGCCCGCTCGCCTTAACAGGGTCACGTCATGGCAGCTCCATGATGCCCTTCATGCCACAGATGCCATCCTTGAATAGACTTTTCAcag CTGACCTCACTGACGGGCACATGAGTGCAGGCAGCTCTTTCTCTAGCAGCACAGTTGTAATGTCCAGTGGTCCCAGTGGAAGCCCACAG gtatttaGTTCTTCGAGCAGCATGAAGATTGGTCCAAATGGCGTCAAGGAGACACGTAAAACACTGCAAGACTCCCGTACCGGCTTGAAGAAAATGTCCATTG GTCACCACATCGGGGAGCGCGCGCACGTCATAGAGCGGGAACAGAACGTGTTCTCCGGGGACGCGGAGGAGAGGCAGGAGTTCATCAACCTCGAAGAGGAGGAGGCCGATGACTTCGACAG AGAGTTCCAAGAGCGTGCGGGCGCACTGCGGGCGCGCGGCCGCGCGGCGCTGCCGCCCGCGCACGCGCCGCGCCTCGCGctgcccgcgccgcccgcgcccgcgcccctCGCGCCCCTCGCGCCCGCCGCGCACTCCAG cTCCGGCGTGCGTGAGGTCTACGGCGGATCCCACCCACAGAGACACAGGCACAAGCACCACAGACACAGGCACTCGCCCATAGACAACTAA
- the LOC113403687 gene encoding GATA zinc finger domain-containing protein 14-like, which yields MALDRQRILSELGSVMNQLKNTDCGCMGKLFGDSGQNLASHGIFSNCNAYKHGYCHSHGYNPSCGEPHANNTHNFRGSCLGRCNPPKLYADTYNYLTENLMQPTINEVYNDLHSITPANTVMNNPMAKQMGFPTENFSSQGNMGNMPNSQIQKQGNVGNFNSSNIYTGASNIPQNNTPTNNPNFNNMDNIGGMGPQIMNMFGENQLAKPVSLPTNNQHNHNDNVAFVGQHYGASQPMQQTNLNPVQHSQQMRNMNSEGGFTNQMAANNNYQHQGQHSQGIAKFNEMFPGVMKNGDLGFDPMAIAIQMNPANQKQAALDTIHKIMNNNNGGNTNDNTVNQGFNPSTNNNQYNIPQNQIQNNIPTNETWQYNALNQQTNPQMLSQQPNIAETGQFQQVSKPITHPNGVFPGQTNQNAFAAVTNAPSDGQQQQLLHYQQQSLSGPNSNNVQSNLPTLYDGNTTSNILQSQTNQIPNNANTQQIIKEPILPVDTSKFVMPKQKYYNYNTLGQPVEMLPGKMYHTPEPPLPQTLSPQVAMKSGNNFSKYSNVKSTVSKTSLMGNKPVGKCPSRNQLQQIYNKYKGSQSFTHQNIKDQSSKNISHSEGRFNLPHNTQHHLSAQKMPIENVGGDTVANNQLNDERTYRKEYVREQIGDAPITKQPANVPEKLSPVVNRKYRNGLQDMVYTSYPTSAAWSFHGHSRASICPSAHRYRNKI from the exons ATGGCTCTAGATAGGCAAAGGATTTTAAGTGAATTAGGTAGTGTAATGAATCAGTTAAAAAACACAGATTG tggaTGTATGGGTAAATTATTTGGAGATTCTGGACAAAACCTAGCTTCCCACGGCATTTTTTCGAATTGTAACGCGTATAAGCACGGTTATTGTCATAGTCATGGGTACAACCCATCATGTGGCGAACCTCATGCAAATAATACGCATAACTTTCGTGGATCTTGTTTAGGTCGATGTAATCCACCAAAGTTGTACGCTGATACATACAACTATCTGACTGAAAATCTTATGCAACCAACAATTAATGAAGTATATAACGACTTACACAGCATTACGCCAGCTAATACTGTAATGAATAATCCAATGGCAAAACAAATGGGGTTTCCCACCGAAAATTTTTCGAGTCAAGGTAATATGGGTAACATGCCTAATAGCCAAATACAAAAACAGGGTAATGTTGGCAACTTTAATtctagtaatatttatactgGTGCCAGTAATATACCACAAAATAATACTCCCACAAATAatccaaattttaataatatggatAATATCGGTGGAATGGGACCACAAATTATGAATATGTTTGGAGAAAACCAACTTGCAAAACCTGTTTCATTGCCAACAAACAATCAACATAATCACAATGACAATGTTGCCTTTGTTGGACAACATTATGGCGCCAGTCAACCAATGCAACAAACGAATTTAAATCCTGTACAACATTCTCAACAAATGAGAAATATGAATTCCGAAGGAGGATTTACTAATCAGATGGCagcaaacaataattatcaacaTCAAGGTCAACATTCCCAAGGAATTgccaaatttaatgaaatgttcCCAGGTGTTATGAAAAACGGCGATTTAGGTTTTGACCCTATGGCTATTGCAATTCAGATGAACCCTGCAAATCAAAAACAGGCAGCTTTAGATaccatacataaaataatgaacaataATAATGGTGGAAACACAAATGATAATACTGTCAACCAAGGATTTAATCCATCAACAAATAACAACCAATATAATATACCACAAAATCAGATACAAAATAACATACCAACTAATGAAACTTGGCAATATAATGCTTTAAATCAACAGACTAATCCACAAATGTTGTCACAGCAACCAAATATAGCTGAAACTGGTCAATTTCAGCAAGTTTCAAAGCCAATTACTCATCCAAATGGGGTATTTCCTGGACAAACAAATCAGAACGCTTTTGCTGCTGTTACAAATGCACCTTCAGATGGTCAACAGCAACAACTATTACATTACCAGCAGCAATCCCTATCTGGTCCGAATTCAAATAATGTCCAATCGAATCTTCCAACACTATATGATGGAAATACTACTTCCAATATATTGCAATCTCAAACAAATCAAATACCGAATAACGCAAATactcaacaaataataaaagagcCGATACTACCAGTAGATACGTCAAAATTTGTAATGCCGAAGCAaaagtattacaattataatactcTTGGTCAACCCGTTGAAATGCTGCCAGGTAAAATGTATCACACCCCTGAACCACCTCTACCCCAGACATTATCTCCGCAGGTTGCAATGAAATCAGGaaacaatttttcaaaatatagtaATGTCAAATCTACTGTAAGTAAAACTTCGTTAATGGGCAACAAGCCTGTGGGTAAATGTCCAAGTAGAAATCAGTtacaacaaatttataataaatacaaaggtTCGCAATCATTCACGCACCAAAACATAAAAGACCAAAGTAGcaaaaatattagccattcgGAAGGAAGATTTAATTTACCACATAATACACAACATCATTTATCTGCACAGAAAATGCCTATTGAAAATGTCGGTGGAGATACCGTAGCAAATAATCAACTAAATGACGAAAGGACCTATAGAAAAGAATATGTTAGAGAACAAATTGGTGACGCACCAATTACAAAACAACCAGCCAATGTACCGGAAAAG ttgTCTCCGGTTGTTAATCGCAAGTATAGAAACGGATTACAAGACATGGTTTATACGTCATATCCAACTTCAGCTGCTTGGTCTTTCCACGGACATAGTAGAGCCTCGATCTGCCCCTCTGCACATAGATATCggaataaaatttaa
- the LOC113403677 gene encoding myeloid leukemia factor isoform X1 yields MSLFGSLMGDVEDDPFFGSHMRHMRQMNNMMNSMFADPFGMLRDGPLALTGSRHGSSMMPFMPQMPSLNRLFTADLTDGHMSAGSSFSSSTVVMSSGPSGSPQVFSSSSSMKIGPNGVKETRKTLQDSRTGLKKMSIGHHIGERAHVIEREQNVFSGDAEERQEFINLEEEEADDFDREFQERAGALRARGRAALPPAHAPRLALPAPPAPAPLAPLAPAAHSSAGERRHRLQPRRPLRAAASPLALPASGVREVYGGSHPQRHRHKHHRHRHSPIDN; encoded by the exons ATGTCCCTGTTTGGATCTTTGATGGGCGACGTGGAGGATGATCCGTTTTTTGG ATCGCACATGAGACATATGCGCCAAATGAACAATATGATGAACTCGATGTTTGCGGATCCCTTCGGCATGCTGAGAGACGGCCCGCTCGCCTTAACAGGGTCACGTCATGGCAGCTCCATGATGCCCTTCATGCCACAGATGCCATCCTTGAATAGACTTTTCAcag CTGACCTCACTGACGGGCACATGAGTGCAGGCAGCTCTTTCTCTAGCAGCACAGTTGTAATGTCCAGTGGTCCCAGTGGAAGCCCACAG gtatttaGTTCTTCGAGCAGCATGAAGATTGGTCCAAATGGCGTCAAGGAGACACGTAAAACACTGCAAGACTCCCGTACCGGCTTGAAGAAAATGTCCATTG GTCACCACATCGGGGAGCGCGCGCACGTCATAGAGCGGGAACAGAACGTGTTCTCCGGGGACGCGGAGGAGAGGCAGGAGTTCATCAACCTCGAAGAGGAGGAGGCCGATGACTTCGACAG AGAGTTCCAAGAGCGTGCGGGCGCACTGCGGGCGCGCGGCCGCGCGGCGCTGCCGCCCGCGCACGCGCCGCGCCTCGCGctgcccgcgccgcccgcgcccgcgcccctCGCGCCCCTCGCGCCCGCCGCGCACTCCAG CGCCGGCGAGCGCCGCCACCGCCTGCAGCCGCGCCGCCCGCTGCGCGCCGCCGCCAGCCCGCTCGCGCTGCCCGC cTCCGGCGTGCGTGAGGTCTACGGCGGATCCCACCCACAGAGACACAGGCACAAGCACCACAGACACAGGCACTCGCCCATAGACAACTAA